A section of the Thermotoga caldifontis AZM44c09 genome encodes:
- a CDS encoding GNAT family N-acetyltransferase — protein MEGVTIRWVRLSDAPQLVAFKKAVTSESPFLLTYPDEVEDVFEARRYISIYLTDDRRIFLVAEYQGEIVGMITLAGSSRRKILHKAELGISVRKPYWGKGIGSALISEALRIAKQKGFKKIQLEVMEHNERAIRLYKKFGFEIEGRKKKAICMDGQYFDLLVMGKWLED, from the coding sequence GTGGAAGGTGTAACGATCAGGTGGGTCAGGCTCTCGGACGCACCGCAGCTCGTAGCCTTCAAGAAGGCCGTGACGAGTGAATCTCCGTTCCTGCTCACTTACCCGGATGAGGTTGAGGACGTCTTCGAGGCGCGTCGCTACATAAGCATCTACCTCACGGACGATCGACGCATTTTCTTAGTTGCGGAGTACCAGGGAGAGATCGTTGGAATGATAACGCTCGCCGGAAGCTCGAGGAGGAAAATCCTTCACAAGGCGGAGCTGGGTATCAGCGTGAGGAAACCTTACTGGGGGAAGGGTATCGGCAGCGCGCTGATCAGTGAGGCGCTGCGGATCGCCAAACAGAAGGGTTTCAAAAAGATCCAGCTCGAAGTCATGGAACACAACGAGAGGGCCATAAGGCTCTACAAAAAGTTTGGTTTCGAAATCGAGGGGAGGAAGAAGAAGGCGATCTGCATGGACGGTCAATACTTCGACCTGCTGGTGATGGGGAAATGGCTGGAAGATTGA
- a CDS encoding DUF1611 domain-containing protein, producing the protein MRITDFFEPGTPAAVLAWGQFETTLAKTAHGLLRHSRVLVPVCVVAEHAGKKASDFIRPVRYDVPVVDSMEDAQRLGARVLVIGIASVGGHLPPIMRKHVLDAIHLGMDVVSGLHTKLSETEPFKSAANEKNVRIIDVRHYRGELSIFRGDIFKSETVRIAVLGTDCATGKRTTAVQLYELALKKGLPAAFLATGQTGIMLGADEGVAIDALPADFIPGVVERLILKLESEGRRFIFIEGQGALRHPAYGQVTLGLIYGSMPQMSVLVHDPKRKRFEYFEHIDMKPDLDAEIELIQKFVNTKILGISCLDENFKHALYPVFNPFDEEQIQKILERMEAMVCESNL; encoded by the coding sequence ATGAGGATAACTGATTTCTTTGAACCTGGTACTCCCGCCGCCGTGCTCGCGTGGGGGCAATTCGAGACCACACTCGCCAAGACTGCCCATGGACTTCTCAGGCACAGCAGAGTCCTCGTACCGGTCTGCGTTGTGGCAGAGCACGCTGGAAAGAAGGCCTCGGACTTCATCAGACCTGTTCGGTACGACGTTCCCGTCGTGGACAGCATGGAAGACGCACAGAGACTCGGTGCGAGGGTTCTCGTGATCGGTATCGCGAGCGTTGGAGGTCACCTTCCGCCCATCATGAGAAAGCACGTGCTCGATGCGATCCATCTGGGCATGGATGTAGTTTCAGGCCTGCACACGAAGCTGAGCGAAACCGAACCATTCAAGTCTGCCGCGAACGAAAAGAACGTGAGGATCATCGATGTGCGACATTACAGAGGGGAACTTTCGATCTTTCGAGGAGACATCTTCAAGAGTGAAACCGTGAGGATAGCGGTCCTCGGGACAGATTGTGCGACGGGCAAGAGAACTACCGCAGTTCAGCTCTACGAGCTTGCGCTGAAAAAGGGCCTGCCGGCCGCGTTCCTCGCCACCGGTCAGACGGGTATCATGCTCGGAGCGGACGAGGGTGTCGCCATCGATGCTTTGCCTGCGGATTTCATACCCGGTGTGGTTGAAAGACTGATTTTGAAACTCGAATCTGAAGGCAGACGTTTCATCTTCATCGAGGGTCAGGGTGCGCTGAGGCATCCAGCGTACGGGCAGGTAACGCTCGGCTTGATTTACGGTTCGATGCCCCAGATGAGCGTGCTCGTGCACGATCCAAAAAGAAAACGCTTCGAGTACTTCGAGCACATCGACATGAAACCGGACCTTGATGCAGAGATCGAATTGATTCAGAAGTTCGTGAACACGAAAATACTGGGCATCTCGTGCCTGGATGAAAATTTCAAACATGCACTTTATCCGGTTTTTAATCCCTTCGATGAGGAGCAGATACAGAAAATCCTTGAAAGAATGGAGGCGATGGTGTGCGAATCAAATCTGTGA
- the mutL gene encoding DNA mismatch repair endonuclease MutL gives MKIKRLDDSVVSKIAAGEVVTGVHSVVKELIENALDAGAKKIVVELLNGGKSEVKVRDDGEGMDEEDLKVCFLPHTTSKISSFSDLSDLSSFGFRGEALHSISSVSKMKVISRTASSPIGHEIEVVAGNLVYSRPVHADVGTIVIVRDLFFNVPARRKFLKSAAIESRMATEMFEKFCLSKLNVHFVLVREQQLRYDLPPSDLLERIKAIFPDIPAQNLRIFESEHGNMKLKGCLSLSPVQSRGTIVCFVNDRFVTNQLLTNAVYAAFSDVLEKGKHPFAVLNLSISPKEIDVNVHPQKLEIRFINEEDVFRFVRDSLKGFLSRPIVRQVHVHEKVRVAEPVEFYRPAPRVERPGQIEEKLLEEEPFRVVGVVRGRYVLFERKEDLLILDFHAAHERIVFEQIMNSLSERKGKTLLVEMRIKMKESDSAMLASSQVLRDLGFELEANGQELAVKQIPKWMELSEVEEFLRDSIDELKLIDLQGMRETVKKILADHACKRSVRTRDRLSEAEMIELAKRTINEGHSTCPHGRPLMFSMSFKDLDRFFGRD, from the coding sequence ATGAAGATAAAACGGTTAGACGATTCTGTCGTTTCCAAGATCGCTGCCGGTGAGGTCGTGACCGGTGTTCATTCGGTCGTTAAAGAACTGATCGAAAATGCGCTCGATGCTGGAGCGAAGAAGATCGTTGTCGAACTGTTGAACGGTGGAAAGAGCGAAGTCAAGGTGAGAGACGACGGTGAAGGCATGGATGAGGAAGATTTAAAGGTTTGCTTTCTTCCACACACGACGAGTAAGATCAGCAGTTTTTCCGATCTGTCCGATCTCTCGTCTTTCGGTTTTCGTGGAGAAGCCCTGCACTCGATAAGTTCCGTCTCCAAGATGAAAGTGATATCCCGCACCGCTTCTTCTCCCATTGGTCACGAGATAGAGGTCGTGGCTGGCAATCTGGTTTACAGCAGGCCCGTACATGCGGATGTGGGCACGATCGTGATCGTGAGGGATCTTTTCTTCAACGTCCCGGCGAGAAGAAAGTTTCTGAAATCGGCAGCGATAGAGTCCCGAATGGCGACGGAGATGTTTGAAAAATTCTGTCTTTCGAAGCTGAACGTGCACTTCGTGCTCGTCAGAGAACAGCAGCTCCGCTACGATCTACCTCCGTCCGACCTTCTTGAAAGAATCAAGGCGATCTTTCCTGACATTCCAGCACAGAATCTGAGAATCTTCGAGTCCGAGCACGGGAACATGAAGCTGAAAGGCTGTTTGAGTTTGAGCCCCGTTCAGAGTAGAGGCACGATCGTCTGTTTTGTGAACGACAGGTTCGTGACGAACCAGCTCCTCACGAACGCTGTCTATGCGGCCTTTTCGGATGTGCTGGAGAAGGGGAAACATCCGTTCGCGGTGCTGAACCTGTCGATAAGTCCAAAAGAGATCGATGTGAACGTGCATCCGCAGAAGCTCGAGATCAGGTTCATCAACGAAGAGGATGTTTTCAGATTCGTCAGGGACAGCCTGAAAGGGTTCCTCTCCAGACCCATCGTGAGGCAGGTGCATGTTCACGAAAAAGTGCGCGTTGCTGAGCCTGTCGAGTTCTACAGACCTGCTCCACGCGTCGAACGGCCCGGGCAAATCGAGGAAAAACTGCTGGAAGAGGAGCCGTTCAGGGTCGTGGGAGTCGTGAGGGGGAGGTACGTACTGTTCGAAAGAAAGGAAGATCTTTTGATCTTAGACTTCCACGCTGCCCACGAGCGAATCGTCTTCGAACAGATCATGAACTCGCTTTCAGAAAGAAAGGGTAAGACGTTACTGGTGGAGATGAGAATCAAAATGAAAGAATCTGACTCAGCGATGCTCGCGTCTTCTCAGGTTTTGAGAGACCTTGGATTCGAGCTGGAAGCGAACGGACAGGAACTCGCTGTTAAACAGATACCAAAGTGGATGGAACTGAGCGAAGTGGAGGAATTCCTCAGAGACAGCATCGATGAACTGAAGCTCATCGATCTTCAGGGAATGAGGGAAACCGTCAAGAAGATTCTGGCTGACCATGCCTGCAAGAGGTCCGTCCGGACCAGAGACAGATTGAGCGAAGCCGAGATGATCGAACTGGCGAAGAGAACCATAAACGAAGGTCACAGCACCTGTCCGCACGGAAGGCCGTTGATGTTCTCGATGAGTTTCAAGGACCTGGACAGGTTCTTCGGGAGGGATTGA
- a CDS encoding L-Ala-D/L-Glu epimerase, with protein sequence MRIKSVKFEKTYYRYFEPFTISLGTHEDQENIEVRLELEDGTVGLGEASTLFVISGETVEIMMQAEKTVQEMVVGEHVESYGKLFSRLQQLRATPAIRAAVEFAIIDAFCKRIGIRPYQFFGGAKNHIETDLTVGIMDLESTLRKVKRIYEEGFRTIKIKVGRNFEEDVQRVVESRKIAPEAVFIVDANQAFSPKDAIEFARALYSEKVDVVVYEQPVNRYNVEGLKLVRFHSPYPVAADESVFTKYDALRLIKEEAVDMINIKLMKSGISDALAIVHLAQSAGVQLMIGCMGESSLGINQSVHFAAGTGAFIYHDLDAHLSLDEKTFRGDFRQEGPHIYLD encoded by the coding sequence GTGCGAATCAAATCTGTGAAGTTTGAAAAGACTTACTACAGATACTTCGAGCCTTTCACTATCTCGCTGGGCACGCACGAGGATCAGGAAAACATCGAAGTACGGCTGGAACTCGAAGATGGAACGGTCGGACTTGGGGAGGCCTCAACACTCTTCGTGATCTCAGGCGAGACGGTGGAGATCATGATGCAGGCCGAAAAAACTGTGCAGGAGATGGTCGTTGGAGAACACGTGGAAAGCTACGGGAAGCTCTTCTCACGACTCCAGCAGCTGAGAGCGACGCCTGCGATCAGGGCAGCGGTGGAATTCGCGATAATCGACGCTTTCTGTAAAAGGATCGGGATCAGGCCTTACCAGTTCTTCGGCGGTGCCAAGAACCACATCGAGACCGATCTGACGGTGGGCATAATGGACCTGGAGAGCACGCTCAGAAAGGTGAAGAGGATTTACGAAGAAGGCTTCAGAACGATCAAGATAAAGGTCGGCAGGAACTTCGAAGAAGACGTTCAGAGAGTCGTGGAATCCAGGAAGATCGCACCTGAGGCAGTGTTCATTGTGGATGCGAATCAGGCGTTCAGCCCGAAGGATGCGATCGAGTTCGCCCGGGCACTCTATTCCGAAAAAGTGGACGTCGTTGTGTACGAGCAACCGGTGAACAGGTACAACGTGGAAGGTTTGAAGCTCGTTCGCTTCCACAGTCCTTATCCCGTGGCCGCGGACGAATCGGTGTTCACCAAATACGACGCGTTGAGATTGATCAAGGAGGAAGCTGTGGACATGATAAACATCAAGCTGATGAAATCTGGTATCAGCGACGCGCTCGCCATAGTTCATCTGGCACAGTCGGCGGGCGTTCAGCTCATGATAGGCTGTATGGGCGAGAGCAGTCTTGGGATAAACCAGAGCGTTCACTTCGCTGCTGGAACGGGCGCCTTCATCTACCACGATCTGGACGCGCACCTTTCCCTGGACGAGAAAACCTTCAGGGGCGATTTCAGACAGGAAGGCCCACACATCTATCTGGACTGA
- a CDS encoding purine-nucleoside phosphorylase: MDYVERVKKAVEFLKERISVSPTIGIVLGSGLGKIAEVIESPQVIKYADIPGFPVATAPGHKGELIFGKLSGKDAVLMNGRFHYYEGHSMQDVTFPIRVMQLLGVKYLFLTNAAGGLNPLFEVGRPMIIVDHINFMGDNPLRGKNVDEWGPRFPDMSEPYDRKLIALAKEVAEEEKIEVYEGVYVAVAGPNFETAAELRMFRRLGADAVGMSTVPEVIVAKHAGMKVLGISAITDRAVPEDLKPLTAEEVLRVAEETGKKIARIILGVVKRL, from the coding sequence ATGGATTACGTGGAAAGGGTAAAGAAAGCCGTGGAGTTTCTCAAGGAAAGGATTTCCGTTTCACCAACGATCGGTATCGTGCTCGGCTCGGGGCTCGGGAAGATAGCAGAAGTCATCGAATCCCCTCAGGTTATCAAATACGCAGACATTCCTGGTTTTCCCGTCGCCACGGCACCGGGGCACAAGGGTGAGCTCATCTTTGGAAAACTTTCAGGAAAGGATGCCGTCCTGATGAACGGAAGGTTCCATTACTACGAGGGACACTCGATGCAGGACGTGACGTTCCCGATCCGCGTGATGCAGCTTCTCGGAGTGAAGTACCTCTTTTTGACGAACGCGGCGGGAGGATTGAACCCCCTCTTCGAAGTTGGCAGGCCGATGATCATAGTCGATCACATAAACTTCATGGGTGACAACCCGCTCAGAGGAAAGAACGTGGACGAGTGGGGACCGAGGTTCCCCGACATGAGTGAGCCTTACGATAGAAAACTCATAGCCCTGGCCAAGGAAGTGGCCGAGGAAGAGAAGATAGAAGTCTACGAGGGTGTCTACGTGGCCGTGGCCGGACCGAATTTCGAAACGGCAGCCGAACTGCGCATGTTCAGAAGGCTCGGCGCGGACGCAGTCGGTATGTCTACGGTGCCTGAAGTCATCGTCGCCAAACACGCAGGTATGAAGGTACTCGGCATCTCCGCGATCACGGATCGTGCGGTGCCCGAGGATCTGAAACCTCTCACAGCTGAAGAGGTGCTCAGGGTTGCGGAAGAAACCGGTAAGAAGATCGCGCGGATCATCCTCGGGGTGGTCAAAAGGCTCTGA
- a CDS encoding EscU/YscU/HrcU family type III secretion system export apparatus switch protein, translating to MDCTRELAVALGYDPDRFDAPFVIAKGKGEIARKIIEEAKKHNVPIVRSPELVRKLYELEVLQQIPEELFVAVAEILVFVRNL from the coding sequence ATGGACTGTACGCGTGAACTGGCGGTGGCTCTCGGCTACGATCCGGACAGGTTCGATGCCCCTTTCGTCATAGCGAAAGGGAAAGGTGAGATAGCGAGGAAGATCATCGAGGAGGCAAAGAAGCACAACGTACCGATCGTCCGTTCGCCGGAGCTTGTCAGAAAACTCTACGAGCTCGAAGTCCTTCAACAGATACCCGAAGAACTTTTCGTGGCCGTTGCCGAGATTTTAGTCTTCGTTCGAAACCTATGA
- a CDS encoding ABC transporter ATP-binding protein: MLRLQNVSLARDSKLILKNIDLTFNDREIHIILGPNGAGKSSLAYLIMGLEGYRPTEGKVLLDDRDITDLGVTERAKLGIHLMWQEPVRFRGLTVRQYLTLGGKLKLTQAELEEVLHLVGLSANLYLNRMVDELLSGGERKRVELASILLLRPRYAILDEPDSGIDVLSLDMIKNVARRIVEQGGSLIMITHREEMMSVANIAHVLCDGKIIYSGSPEKVAKYYKNFCDVCDHTNIPVRK; the protein is encoded by the coding sequence ATGCTCCGACTACAGAACGTGAGTCTGGCAAGGGATTCGAAGCTCATCCTCAAAAACATCGACCTGACCTTCAACGATCGAGAAATCCACATCATTCTGGGACCCAACGGGGCCGGCAAGTCTTCCCTCGCGTACCTGATCATGGGCCTGGAGGGCTACAGACCGACGGAGGGAAAGGTCCTCCTCGACGATAGAGACATCACCGATCTCGGTGTGACGGAAAGGGCGAAGCTGGGAATACATTTGATGTGGCAGGAACCGGTCAGGTTCCGTGGCCTGACGGTGAGACAGTACCTCACCCTGGGTGGAAAGTTGAAGCTCACACAGGCCGAGCTCGAAGAGGTTTTGCATCTTGTGGGTCTGTCTGCGAATCTCTATCTGAACAGGATGGTCGACGAACTGCTGAGCGGTGGAGAGAGGAAGCGCGTCGAACTGGCTTCGATACTCTTGCTCAGGCCAAGGTACGCCATCCTGGACGAGCCAGATTCTGGCATAGACGTGCTCTCACTGGACATGATAAAAAACGTAGCCCGGAGGATCGTCGAGCAGGGTGGTTCTCTGATAATGATCACGCACCGTGAAGAGATGATGTCTGTAGCGAATATCGCACACGTTCTGTGTGACGGAAAGATCATTTACAGTGGCTCGCCTGAGAAGGTCGCAAAATACTACAAGAATTTCTGTGACGTGTGCGACCACACCAACATACCTGTGAGGAAGTGA
- a CDS encoding SufB/SufD family protein, protein MQVDIDRRTEFEALVKAYEKVGGDVSKFLDKRIASIIISGDRVVGLNNVPGVELVPKTIENGVHAKMIIKRGTKLAFPIHVCTGYLERKGYQRVIFDITVQDDAEAHFVAHCVFPWTEEFTHDALMNVTVGKNAKMSYSDEHYHSDAGTVNLITVSRVIVEQNGLYVNRFALTRTRVGKMRLDFSVELKDRAVADVSARVRASGDDVVDIHEKIDLVGVESRGMVSTTVVALDRARARVVNEAYGRGDYSKGHVRCEEITKGSGVEVSTVPILKVFSDRAELTHEASIGRVNAKQLETLMSKGLSEDEATELIIKGLLD, encoded by the coding sequence ATGCAAGTCGATATCGATAGAAGGACCGAGTTCGAAGCGCTCGTCAAGGCGTACGAGAAGGTCGGCGGTGATGTTTCGAAGTTTCTGGACAAAAGGATCGCCTCGATAATCATAAGCGGTGACAGAGTGGTGGGACTGAACAACGTTCCAGGAGTGGAACTCGTGCCGAAAACCATCGAGAACGGTGTGCACGCGAAGATGATCATAAAGAGAGGGACAAAGCTGGCGTTCCCGATCCACGTGTGCACGGGTTATCTGGAACGCAAAGGATACCAGAGGGTGATCTTCGACATCACGGTCCAGGACGACGCCGAGGCGCACTTCGTGGCCCACTGCGTCTTTCCATGGACTGAGGAGTTCACACACGATGCACTCATGAACGTAACGGTCGGGAAGAACGCGAAGATGTCGTATTCGGATGAACATTACCATTCGGATGCGGGCACAGTTAACCTGATCACAGTTTCGAGGGTAATTGTCGAACAGAACGGGCTTTACGTCAACAGGTTCGCGCTCACGAGAACACGCGTTGGAAAAATGAGACTGGACTTTTCCGTGGAACTCAAGGATCGAGCCGTTGCAGACGTGTCGGCACGCGTGCGTGCGAGTGGCGACGATGTGGTGGACATCCACGAAAAGATCGATCTCGTCGGCGTCGAATCTCGCGGCATGGTGAGCACGACTGTCGTTGCCCTGGACAGGGCGAGGGCGCGCGTGGTGAACGAAGCTTACGGTAGGGGAGACTATTCCAAGGGGCACGTACGGTGTGAGGAGATCACCAAGGGCTCTGGCGTGGAAGTGAGCACCGTACCGATACTGAAAGTCTTCAGTGACAGAGCGGAGCTCACGCACGAAGCTTCCATAGGCAGGGTGAACGCGAAGCAGCTCGAGACACTCATGAGCAAAGGTCTGAGTGAGGATGAGGCAACGGAGCTCATCATAAAAGGACTTCTGGATTGA